A genomic segment from Phalacrocorax aristotelis chromosome 16, bGulAri2.1, whole genome shotgun sequence encodes:
- the TMEM220 gene encoding transmembrane protein 220 isoform X2 gives MAGRLWRLCNLLMAAFFGMAAAVQVNDPDAGLWTIRACPVQSAASLRRTRQAALVPPALRLKPPWLGGLLAPSLPLRASSTSLTASRSPSIRQRFRRPEGKSREKPSSLAALPGRPRAHQQPEAQAGVFGAGGQGAMFLLVTGAAGWAGAVP, from the exons ATGGCGGGGCGGCTCTGGCGGCTCTGCAACCTCCTCATGGCCGCCTTCTTCGGGATGGCGGCCGCCGTGCAG GTGAACGACCCCGACGCCGGGCTGTGGACG ATTCGTGCCTGCCCTGTGCAAAGCGCTGCCTCCCTGCGCAGAACACGCCAAGCTGCTCTCGTCCCTCCTGCTCTGCGCCTGAAACCCCCCTGGCTGGGCGGCCTCCTGGCTCCATCGCTGCCTCTGCGTGCCTCAAGTACCAGTCTGACTGCCTCCCGTTCCCCCTCGATTCGGCAGCGCTTCCGCCGTCCCGAGGGGAAATCTAGAGAGAAACCCTCTTCTCTGGCCGCTTTGCCAGGCCGTCCTCGGGCACACCAACAGCCGGAGGCCCAGGCCGGCGTgttcggggctggggggcaaGGGGCGATGTTTCTGCTTGTGACAGGAGCTGctgggtgggcaggggctgtCCCCTGA
- the TMEM220 gene encoding transmembrane protein 220 isoform X1 gives MAGRLWRLCNLLMAAFFGMAAAVQVNDPDAGLWTVAYLVPAALTLLVSIKPSITDNSIWRSLCDLHSAGCIVGTVALACSLFAYAQGNILHEEEGRELFGLVIITIWMALCRSSAKSPLGGVRLIAAIVVALFPFASWLYIYVNKEMRASWPTHCKTVI, from the exons ATGGCGGGGCGGCTCTGGCGGCTCTGCAACCTCCTCATGGCCGCCTTCTTCGGGATGGCGGCCGCCGTGCAG GTGAACGACCCCGACGCCGGGCTGTGGACG GTTGCCTACTTGGTGCCTGCTGCCCTGACACTGCTTGTCAGCATTAAACCTTCAATAACAG ATAATAGTATTTGGAGGAGCCTCTGTGACCTTCATTCTGCTGGTTGTATTGTTGGGACTGTTGCCTTGGCTTGCTCTTTGTTTGCTTATGCTCAAGGAAACATTTTGCACGAAGAGGAAGGCAG GGAGTTGTTTGGTCTGGTGATCATTACAATATGGATGGCTCTGTGTCGCAGTTCAGCAAa GAGCCCACTGGGTGGAGTTCGCTTGATTGCTGCAATCGTGGTCGCCCTCTTCCCCTTTGCTTCATGGCTGTACATTTATGTGAACAAAGAGATGCGAGCATCTTGGCCAACGCACTGTAAAACGGTGATTTAA